A region of Dioscorea cayenensis subsp. rotundata cultivar TDr96_F1 chromosome 5, TDr96_F1_v2_PseudoChromosome.rev07_lg8_w22 25.fasta, whole genome shotgun sequence DNA encodes the following proteins:
- the LOC120259992 gene encoding uncharacterized protein LOC120259992, translating to MGKTDSYFQTAIEKNSRRNSRKPSCHGPSLANVFHPHGHLLLSFLHLSSFSPLSHLFTPWKLKKKAIHHRSSSLHRWSWHPKVRRRRASSRRRPPKARITLSYNLGFLLNLGDHQIRSSRPRDLRRLPVDVFLEIYALRLMSLYQLYYC from the exons AGAGAAGAATTCCCGGAGGAATTCCCGGAAGCCATCTTGTCATGGCCCCTCCTTGGCGAATGTTTTTCACCCCCATGGTCATCTCCTTCTTTCATTCCtccatctctcttctttctctccactCTCCCACTTGTTTActccttggaagttgaagaagaaggccATCCATCACCGGAGTTCGAGTCTCCACCGGTGGTCTTGGCATCCGAaggtgaggagaagaagagcaagtaGCCGCCGGCGTCCTCCAAAGGCAAG GATCACCTTGAGCTataatcttggatttcttttgaatttaggagatcaccaa atcaggagcagtagacccagggatcttagaaggcttccagtagATGTCTTCCTTGAGATTTATGCCTTGagacttatgtctttgtatcagttgtattattgttaa